One genomic region from Actinocatenispora thailandica encodes:
- a CDS encoding acyltransferase family protein: MPAGRSSWRTAASRLRRPGVVRLAVPVLVLAAVWLPALLVLDLVGAPAETRRLVVSLVSHPLWFLAVYLVLAAAAPLLRRVMSRCGLWSVLPAVLAVTTVDAARGGGLPSWLAPVATPVAWSVPYLLGIALAQGRLPRRAGGALLIGGIAGVALLLRLGYPASAVGVPGDHWSNLDPPSLLALALAAAQLGAFLLVRPWLARLLSRPAAWAPIAGLNRAAMTVYCWHQSALLLVTFAAVPLGRLPGLLDRPSAGWVAHRLYWLPVFAVTLVALCRLFHRPHRRPVPIGPHRHPDPAGPHRSPDLVGPRRDPVPIGPRRCPDLVDPGAAGQAVSSSVASPCTISTSPSESSQRGRSAAV; the protein is encoded by the coding sequence GTGCCAGCGGGTCGCTCGTCGTGGCGTACCGCCGCAAGCCGGCTGAGGCGCCCGGGAGTCGTCCGGCTGGCGGTACCGGTGCTGGTGCTCGCGGCGGTGTGGCTGCCGGCGCTGCTGGTGCTGGACCTGGTCGGGGCGCCGGCCGAAACCCGGCGGCTGGTCGTCTCGCTGGTCAGCCACCCGCTGTGGTTCCTCGCCGTCTACCTGGTCCTGGCCGCCGCCGCGCCGCTGCTGCGCCGCGTGATGTCACGCTGCGGGCTCTGGTCGGTACTGCCGGCGGTGCTCGCCGTCACCACCGTCGACGCCGCCCGCGGCGGCGGGCTGCCGTCCTGGCTGGCGCCGGTGGCGACGCCGGTCGCCTGGTCGGTGCCGTACCTGCTCGGCATCGCCCTCGCGCAGGGCCGGCTGCCCCGCCGGGCCGGCGGCGCGCTGCTCATCGGCGGCATCGCCGGCGTCGCCCTGCTGCTGCGGCTCGGCTACCCGGCCAGCGCGGTCGGCGTACCCGGCGACCACTGGTCGAACCTGGACCCGCCGTCACTGCTCGCCCTCGCGCTCGCCGCCGCCCAGCTCGGCGCGTTCCTGCTGGTACGGCCGTGGCTGGCCCGGTTGCTGAGCCGGCCGGCGGCGTGGGCGCCGATCGCCGGGCTCAACCGGGCCGCGATGACCGTGTACTGCTGGCACCAGAGCGCGCTGCTGCTGGTGACGTTCGCCGCGGTACCGCTGGGGCGGCTGCCGGGCCTGCTCGACCGGCCGAGCGCCGGCTGGGTGGCGCACCGGTTGTACTGGCTGCCGGTGTTCGCCGTGACCCTCGTCGCGCTCTGCCGGCTGTTCCACCGGCCACACCGCCGTCCGGTCCCGATCGGCCCGCACCGCCACCCGGACCCGGCCGGGCCGCACCGCAGCCCGGACCTGGTCGGCCCGCGCCGCGATCCGGTCCCGATCGGCCCGCGCCGTTGCCCGGACCTGGTCGACCCGGGTGCCGCCGGTCAGGCGGTCAGCAGTTCGGTGGCGTCGCCGTGCACGATCAGCACGTCACCGTCGGAAAGCTCCCAGCGCGGCCGGTCCGCGGCCGTGTAG
- a CDS encoding ABC transporter permease — MTTTAAPRLDAEPAARFTDLIAAEWLKFVSLRSTRWGVLFSAVVVIGMNAYAALSDYRNWPTYNPQIRAEFVPYWAMHDAFTAGAAMVTILATGTIGVLAIVSDYASGLARTTFAAVPARSSVVLAKATVLTAVLFGFGVLVAGGSFAASQGILAGRGINVTLADPGVLQGLVAVALLPPVCGLAGLALGALVRHVAASLVTAVALLLLFPALLDGRRHLSATLLHAQPYGAWSVLHQIHGPAGISPFPATPAGCFLTYGIWALAAVVVAALAVRRRDL; from the coding sequence ATGACGACCACCGCCGCACCGCGCCTGGACGCCGAACCGGCCGCCCGGTTCACCGACCTGATCGCGGCCGAATGGCTCAAGTTCGTCTCGTTGCGGTCGACCCGGTGGGGCGTGCTGTTCAGCGCCGTCGTGGTGATCGGGATGAACGCCTACGCCGCGCTGTCCGACTACCGCAACTGGCCGACCTACAACCCGCAGATCCGCGCCGAGTTCGTGCCGTACTGGGCGATGCACGACGCGTTCACGGCCGGTGCGGCGATGGTGACGATCCTCGCCACCGGCACGATCGGGGTGCTCGCGATCGTCAGCGACTACGCGAGCGGGCTGGCCCGCACCACGTTCGCCGCGGTACCGGCGCGCAGCTCGGTGGTGCTGGCGAAGGCGACGGTGCTCACCGCGGTGCTGTTCGGGTTCGGCGTGCTGGTCGCGGGCGGCTCGTTCGCCGCCTCGCAGGGCATCCTGGCCGGCCGCGGGATCAACGTGACGCTCGCCGACCCCGGCGTACTGCAGGGTCTGGTGGCCGTGGCGCTCCTGCCACCGGTGTGCGGGCTGGCCGGGCTCGCGCTCGGCGCGCTGGTCCGGCACGTCGCCGCCAGCCTGGTGACCGCGGTCGCGCTGCTGCTGCTGTTCCCGGCGCTGCTGGACGGCCGGCGGCACCTGTCCGCGACGCTCCTGCACGCCCAGCCGTACGGCGCCTGGTCGGTGCTGCACCAGATCCACGGCCCGGCGGGCATCTCGCCCTTCCCGGCCACCCCGGCCGGGTGCTTCCTGACGTACGGGATCTGGGCGCTCGCCGCCGTCGTCGTCGCCGCCCTCGCGGTGCGCCGGCGGGATCTGTGA
- a CDS encoding TetR/AcrR family transcriptional regulator, whose product MTLTAGPGPVTIEEEVGAMTESAGLRERKKQQTRAALITAAQRLFAEQGFDGTTTDEIAAAADVSQRTLFRYFAGKEEMALAPMAEMQDRFTEEVRRRPADEPPMTALRRAAREMIGGFAGDEEATEQRRQILGATIDLVNRTPALLAENLRRTVDRGERLARLLAEREGVDLTDDPRPRLAVTTFDGALRVATLSSCDAAAIDPVRMGQELERCLAALPDIFQHWRT is encoded by the coding sequence ATGACCCTGACGGCGGGGCCAGGACCGGTGACCATCGAGGAGGAGGTGGGTGCGATGACGGAGTCGGCGGGGCTGCGCGAGCGCAAGAAGCAGCAGACGCGCGCGGCGCTGATCACGGCCGCCCAGCGGTTGTTCGCCGAGCAGGGGTTCGACGGCACCACCACGGACGAGATCGCCGCCGCGGCCGACGTGTCGCAGCGCACCCTGTTCCGGTACTTCGCCGGCAAGGAGGAGATGGCGCTCGCGCCGATGGCGGAGATGCAGGACCGGTTCACCGAGGAGGTACGGCGGCGCCCGGCCGACGAGCCGCCGATGACGGCGCTGCGCCGCGCCGCCCGGGAGATGATCGGCGGCTTCGCCGGTGACGAGGAGGCGACCGAGCAGCGCCGCCAGATCCTCGGCGCCACCATCGATCTGGTCAACCGCACCCCGGCACTGCTGGCCGAGAACCTGCGCCGGACCGTGGACCGCGGCGAGCGGCTGGCCCGGTTGCTCGCCGAGCGCGAGGGCGTCGACCTGACCGACGACCCGCGGCCACGGCTGGCGGTCACCACGTTCGACGGCGCGCTGCGGGTGGCCACCCTCAGCTCGTGCGACGCCGCCGCCATCGACCCGGTACGGATGGGTCAGGAGCTGGAGCGCTGCCTCGCCGCGCTGCCGGACATCTTCCAGCACTGGCGTACCTGA
- a CDS encoding response regulator, whose translation MTIRVLLADDQPLIRSGLRVLIADAPDLTVVAEAGTGVEAVRLAAETAPDVAVMDIRMPDLDGIEATRRITAAADPPRVLMLTTFDEDEYVYGALRAGASGFLVKDMALEQILSAIRVVAAGDALIAPSVTRRLIADFVDRPAPTRAVPALDAVTDREREVLTLVGRGLSNAEIAGQLYISAATAKAHVARLLTKLDARDRVQLVIIAHRTGLVS comes from the coding sequence ATGACGATCCGGGTGCTGCTGGCCGACGACCAGCCGCTGATCCGGTCCGGGCTGCGGGTGCTGATCGCCGACGCGCCCGACCTCACCGTGGTCGCGGAGGCCGGTACCGGCGTCGAGGCGGTGCGACTGGCCGCCGAGACCGCGCCGGACGTGGCGGTGATGGACATCCGGATGCCGGATCTGGACGGGATCGAGGCGACCCGCCGGATCACCGCCGCGGCCGATCCGCCGCGGGTGCTGATGCTGACCACGTTCGACGAGGACGAGTACGTCTACGGCGCGCTGCGCGCCGGGGCGAGCGGCTTCCTGGTCAAGGACATGGCGCTGGAGCAGATCCTGTCCGCGATCCGGGTGGTGGCCGCCGGCGACGCGCTGATCGCACCGAGCGTGACCCGGCGGCTGATCGCCGACTTCGTGGACCGGCCGGCCCCGACCCGGGCGGTACCGGCACTGGATGCGGTGACCGATCGGGAACGCGAGGTGCTGACGCTGGTCGGCCGCGGACTGTCCAACGCCGAGATCGCCGGCCAGCTCTACATCAGCGCCGCCACCGCCAAGGCGCACGTGGCCCGGCTGCTCACCAAGCTGGACGCGCGTGACCGGGTGCAGTTGGTGATCATCGCGCACCGCACCGGGCTGGTGTCCTGA
- a CDS encoding sensor histidine kinase yields the protein MSSTATPPRRRRVTVAVWCTAVGSPFLLAAVLLLRLSGPARFVLPVLAMLLPYLLLRRRPLVGLGSLLAGLLVLCTVVTPTPPRVSPLPGLVYPVRPDPGGYSQGNLLALRELHIAVLTLAIGYVAASWPRRVSVPFASVALAMQVLCLYAFRVANADYGSLVVVLLTVVAWVIGNSARQRRQFAAAQREQHTAQAVQAERLRIARELHDMVAHNVGVIAIQAGVGARVIDSQPAEARNSLTAIEATSRDTLAGLRRMLGSLRQSDLQEGAAPLGPAPGLAEVGTLVDRAEQAGVRVALVRTGDTDLPPDVDLAAYRIVQEAVTNVIRHAGTDRCRIELSATDTEVRIVVTDDGTGGPVGAGYGIAGMRERVALLHGEFDAGPRSAGGFRVAATIPVPA from the coding sequence ATGTCCAGCACCGCCACCCCACCCCGTCGACGACGGGTGACCGTCGCCGTCTGGTGCACCGCGGTCGGGTCGCCGTTCCTGCTCGCGGCCGTGCTGCTGCTGCGGCTGTCCGGCCCGGCCCGGTTCGTCCTGCCGGTGCTCGCGATGCTGCTGCCCTACCTGCTGCTGCGGCGCCGCCCGCTGGTCGGCCTCGGCTCGCTGCTGGCCGGGCTGCTGGTGCTGTGCACGGTGGTCACGCCGACACCGCCACGCGTCTCGCCGCTGCCCGGCCTGGTCTACCCGGTGCGCCCCGACCCCGGCGGGTACTCGCAGGGCAACCTGCTCGCGTTGCGGGAGCTGCACATCGCGGTGCTGACGCTGGCGATCGGCTACGTGGCGGCGAGCTGGCCGCGGCGGGTGTCCGTCCCGTTCGCGTCCGTGGCGCTGGCGATGCAGGTGCTCTGCCTGTACGCGTTCCGGGTCGCCAACGCCGACTACGGGAGCCTGGTCGTCGTGCTGCTCACCGTGGTGGCCTGGGTGATCGGGAACTCGGCCCGGCAGCGCCGGCAGTTCGCCGCGGCGCAACGCGAACAGCACACCGCCCAGGCGGTACAGGCGGAGCGGCTGCGGATCGCCCGCGAGCTGCACGACATGGTGGCGCACAACGTCGGCGTGATCGCGATCCAGGCCGGCGTCGGTGCCCGGGTGATCGACAGCCAGCCCGCCGAGGCCCGCAACTCGCTGACCGCGATCGAGGCCACCAGCCGGGACACCCTGGCCGGGCTGCGCCGGATGCTCGGCTCGCTGCGCCAGTCCGACCTGCAGGAGGGCGCCGCGCCGCTCGGGCCGGCACCGGGCCTCGCCGAGGTCGGTACCCTCGTCGACCGGGCCGAGCAGGCCGGCGTGCGGGTGGCCCTGGTCCGGACCGGCGACACCGACCTGCCGCCGGACGTCGACCTCGCCGCGTACCGGATCGTGCAGGAGGCGGTGACGAACGTCATCCGGCACGCCGGTACGGACCGGTGCCGGATCGAGCTTTCCGCAACGGACACGGAGGTACGCATCGTGGTCACCGACGACGGGACCGGCGGGCCGGTCGGCGCCGGGTACGGCATCGCCGGGATGCGGGAGCGGGTCGCGCTGCTGCACGGCGAGTTCGACGCCGGGCCACGCAGCGCCGGCGGGTTCCGGGTCGCCGCCACGATTCCGGTGCCGGCATGA
- a CDS encoding alkaline phosphatase D family protein codes for MTKLRSGTRKLSRRALFGGALAAGGTLAVPGLARPGFGAPALVRSGRPALTHGTQVGDIEYGTGTVWTRADRPSRMVVEISADPRFRRVRRLRGPLLTPDSDLTGKTVLHGLPAGRDIHYRVTAVDVRDDTLASEPLIGRFRTVPNRPRDVQFLWSGDLGGQGWGIDVSRGGYRIFDAMRALDPDFYLCNGDNIYADDPIEARVTLPDGSIWRNLVTEEKSKVAETLDEYRGNYKYNLADEPLRRFYAQVAQIQQWDDHETHNNWYPGEILTDDAYTEKRVDVLKYRSQQAWHEYTPITPRYDREDRIYRVLHHGPLLDVFVLDMRWYRDANSADKQTYNDGGILGYEQAAWLKRELARSRATWKVISNDMPLGIVVSDTLEGKQHYEAVSQGDDGKPLGRELQIADLLSFLKREDIRNVVWLTTDVHYTAAHYFDPARAAFTDFNPFWQFVSGPLNAGAFPASPVDQTFGCNQVFVQSPPTANASPATDYQFFGRVQIDAASRELTVHLHNNTGASVWSKTLTPHRR; via the coding sequence ATGACGAAACTCCGGAGCGGTACGAGGAAGCTCAGCCGGCGGGCGCTGTTCGGCGGCGCGCTGGCGGCCGGCGGCACGCTCGCGGTGCCGGGGCTGGCCAGGCCGGGATTCGGCGCCCCCGCGCTGGTGCGGTCGGGCCGGCCGGCGCTGACCCACGGCACCCAGGTCGGCGATATCGAGTACGGCACCGGCACCGTCTGGACCCGCGCGGACCGGCCGTCCCGGATGGTCGTCGAGATCTCCGCCGACCCGCGGTTTCGCCGGGTACGCCGGCTGCGCGGGCCGCTGCTCACCCCGGACAGCGACCTGACCGGCAAGACGGTGCTGCACGGGCTGCCCGCCGGCCGGGACATCCACTACCGGGTGACCGCCGTCGACGTCCGGGACGACACGCTCGCCTCCGAGCCGCTGATCGGCCGGTTCCGTACCGTGCCGAACCGGCCGCGGGACGTGCAGTTCCTGTGGTCCGGTGACCTCGGCGGGCAGGGCTGGGGAATCGACGTGTCGCGCGGCGGGTACCGGATCTTCGACGCGATGCGCGCGCTGGACCCGGACTTCTACCTCTGCAACGGCGACAACATCTACGCCGACGACCCGATCGAGGCGCGGGTGACGCTGCCGGACGGGTCGATCTGGCGCAACCTGGTCACCGAGGAGAAGTCGAAGGTCGCCGAGACGCTCGACGAGTACCGCGGGAACTACAAGTACAACCTGGCCGACGAGCCGCTGCGGCGGTTCTACGCCCAGGTCGCGCAGATCCAGCAGTGGGACGACCACGAGACGCACAACAACTGGTACCCGGGCGAGATCCTCACCGACGACGCGTACACCGAGAAGCGGGTCGACGTGCTGAAGTACCGGTCGCAGCAGGCGTGGCACGAGTACACGCCGATCACGCCGCGGTACGACCGGGAGGACCGGATCTACCGGGTGCTGCACCACGGGCCGCTGCTCGACGTGTTCGTGCTGGACATGCGCTGGTACCGGGACGCCAACTCGGCCGACAAGCAGACCTACAACGACGGCGGCATCCTCGGCTACGAGCAGGCCGCGTGGCTGAAGCGGGAGCTGGCCCGGTCGAGGGCCACCTGGAAGGTCATCTCCAACGACATGCCGCTGGGCATCGTCGTCTCCGACACGCTGGAGGGCAAGCAGCACTACGAGGCGGTGTCCCAGGGCGACGACGGCAAGCCGCTCGGGCGGGAACTGCAGATCGCGGACCTGCTGTCGTTCCTCAAGCGCGAGGACATCCGCAACGTGGTGTGGCTGACCACGGACGTGCACTACACCGCGGCGCACTACTTCGACCCGGCGCGGGCGGCGTTCACCGACTTCAACCCGTTCTGGCAGTTCGTGTCCGGGCCGCTCAACGCCGGCGCGTTCCCGGCCAGCCCGGTCGACCAGACGTTCGGCTGCAACCAGGTGTTCGTGCAGTCCCCGCCGACGGCGAACGCGTCGCCGGCCACCGACTACCAGTTCTTCGGCCGGGTGCAGATCGACGCGGCGAGCCGGGAGCTGACCGTGCACCTGCACAACAACACCGGCGCCTCCGTCTGGTCGAAGACCCTCACCCCGCACCGCCGCTGA
- a CDS encoding ABC transporter ATP-binding protein: MIDVNELTKRYGKATAVDRLTFTVRPGQVTGFLGPNGAGKSTTLRLLLGLHRPTSGTATVDGRAFADRPRGLRHVGALLDAADVHGGRSGYAHLRALAASNRIPRRRIDEVLAEVGLESAARRRIGGYSLGMRQRLGIAAALLGDPPVLLFDEPLNGLDPEGVLWVRGLFRRLAAEGRTVFVSSHLMREMEHTADHLIVIGRGRLVADESLAEFASRGEGLRVAVDTPDPATLTAVVEVAGGSAVPAPDGTLTVTGLTAARVGELAYQHRILLRQLTTRNASLEEAFLAQTADAVDYLAGENR; the protein is encoded by the coding sequence ATGATCGACGTCAACGAACTGACCAAACGGTACGGGAAGGCCACCGCGGTGGACCGGCTCACGTTCACCGTGCGGCCGGGGCAGGTGACCGGTTTCCTCGGCCCCAACGGTGCCGGCAAATCGACCACGCTGCGGCTGCTGCTCGGCCTGCACCGGCCGACCTCCGGTACCGCCACCGTGGACGGCCGGGCGTTCGCCGACCGGCCGCGCGGCCTGCGCCACGTCGGCGCGCTGCTCGACGCGGCCGACGTGCACGGCGGCCGGAGCGGGTACGCGCACCTGCGCGCGCTGGCGGCGAGCAACCGCATCCCGCGCCGCCGGATCGACGAGGTGCTGGCCGAGGTGGGGCTGGAGTCGGCCGCCCGGCGCCGGATCGGCGGCTACTCGCTGGGGATGCGGCAGCGGCTCGGTATCGCCGCGGCGCTGCTCGGCGACCCGCCGGTGCTGCTGTTCGACGAGCCGCTCAACGGGCTGGACCCGGAGGGCGTGCTGTGGGTGCGCGGGCTGTTCCGGCGGCTGGCGGCCGAGGGCCGCACCGTGTTCGTCTCCAGCCACCTGATGCGGGAGATGGAGCACACCGCCGACCATCTGATCGTGATCGGCCGGGGCCGGCTGGTCGCGGACGAGTCGCTGGCCGAGTTCGCGTCCCGTGGCGAGGGGCTGCGGGTCGCCGTGGACACGCCGGATCCGGCCACCCTGACCGCGGTGGTCGAGGTCGCCGGCGGCAGCGCGGTACCGGCACCGGACGGGACGCTGACCGTCACCGGCCTGACCGCAGCGCGGGTCGGCGAGCTGGCCTACCAGCACCGGATCCTGTTGCGCCAGCTGACCACCCGCAACGCCTCGCTGGAGGAGGCGTTCCTGGCGCAGACCGCGGACGCGGTCGACTACCTGGCAGGAGAGAACCGATGA
- a CDS encoding acyltransferase, with amino-acid sequence MTATRRRADPGRAPSRYRVWAAQVAAATPGARDRTVDALRAVAIAGVVLGHWLVSAIVADPDRPAALHGASPLSALPALAPASWLFETLGLFFVAAGYAAARPRRSTGHLHPRSTVRSACQRVARRGVPPQAG; translated from the coding sequence ATGACCGCCACGCGGCGCCGTGCGGACCCGGGCCGGGCGCCGTCCCGGTACCGGGTCTGGGCGGCGCAGGTCGCCGCCGCGACGCCGGGCGCGCGGGATCGTACCGTCGATGCGTTGCGGGCGGTGGCGATCGCCGGCGTGGTGCTGGGGCACTGGCTGGTCTCCGCGATCGTCGCCGACCCGGACCGGCCGGCCGCGCTGCACGGCGCGAGCCCGCTGTCGGCGCTGCCGGCGCTGGCGCCGGCGAGCTGGCTGTTCGAGACGTTGGGGCTGTTCTTCGTCGCCGCCGGCTACGCCGCCGCCCGCCCGCGGCGCTCCACCGGCCACCTCCACCCCCGGTCGACGGTGCGGTCCGCGTGCCAGCGGGTCGCTCGTCGTGGCGTACCGCCGCAAGCCGGCTGA
- a CDS encoding alpha/beta hydrolase — MPTRPALRAAATRLRALMVRRGPRAVTGVARLGVLFERQRIRTGVLAAVVALSPTAATVLAPAAPNRPAAPIGTAAWRADPRALPDPVTAEPAAVHRFYATESPAARRALARRYPGVVGSSDGAPVALRYAANRVAMRAAGPRFADRTGRYLLFDPRGDGRVAEVFGDLAHADRIAVLVPGAGDDAANFWSGAGGRGYRALARQAGQLYRQGVAQRSGFAVIAWLGYRTPKGVSLSEAREDLARTGADALVRFVAGLRAVRPHATVAVLAHSYGSVVIGLAARRLPAQVTDLAVVGSPGMGVDDVSRLGTTARVWAGRCPGDWIRWVPKEQVFGLGHGRAPTDPAFGARVFGTGGVDDHDHYFAPGTESLANLAAIATRGSLR, encoded by the coding sequence ATGCCGACCCGGCCCGCCCTGCGGGCCGCCGCCACGCGGCTGCGCGCGCTCATGGTTCGGCGCGGGCCGCGCGCGGTCACCGGCGTGGCCAGGCTGGGGGTGCTGTTCGAGCGCCAGCGGATCCGCACCGGGGTGCTGGCCGCCGTGGTCGCGCTGTCGCCGACGGCCGCGACGGTGCTGGCGCCAGCGGCGCCGAACCGGCCGGCGGCCCCGATCGGTACCGCGGCGTGGCGGGCCGACCCGCGTGCGCTGCCCGATCCGGTGACGGCCGAGCCCGCCGCGGTACACCGGTTCTACGCCACCGAGTCGCCGGCGGCACGACGCGCGCTGGCGCGGCGGTACCCGGGTGTCGTCGGCAGCTCGGACGGGGCGCCGGTCGCGTTGCGGTACGCAGCGAACCGGGTCGCGATGCGCGCGGCCGGGCCACGCTTCGCCGACCGGACCGGCCGGTACCTGCTGTTCGATCCGCGCGGCGACGGGCGGGTCGCGGAGGTGTTCGGCGACCTGGCACACGCCGACCGGATCGCCGTACTGGTACCGGGAGCCGGGGACGACGCGGCGAACTTCTGGTCCGGCGCCGGTGGCCGCGGCTACCGAGCGCTGGCCCGCCAGGCCGGCCAGCTGTACCGGCAGGGCGTGGCGCAACGCTCCGGGTTCGCGGTGATCGCCTGGCTCGGCTACCGCACCCCGAAGGGGGTGTCGCTGAGCGAGGCACGCGAGGACCTGGCCCGCACCGGCGCCGACGCGCTGGTCCGGTTCGTGGCCGGGCTGCGCGCCGTCCGTCCACATGCGACGGTCGCGGTGCTGGCGCACAGCTACGGATCGGTCGTGATCGGGCTGGCCGCGCGGCGGCTACCGGCGCAGGTCACCGACCTGGCCGTGGTCGGCAGCCCGGGCATGGGCGTCGACGACGTGTCCCGCCTCGGTACCACCGCGCGGGTCTGGGCCGGCCGGTGCCCCGGCGACTGGATCCGGTGGGTACCGAAGGAGCAGGTGTTCGGGCTCGGGCACGGTCGGGCTCCGACCGACCCAGCGTTCGGTGCGCGCGTGTTCGGCACCGGCGGGGTCGACGACCACGACCACTACTTCGCTCCCGGTACCGAGTCGCTGGCGAACCTCGCCGCCATCGCCACCCGCGGGTCGCTGCGATGA
- a CDS encoding GNAT family N-acetyltransferase, producing the protein MPDLVIRPYRAADADAVLALAPRLTEGVAPWRDPAAVREAVRGWVADAIDGAEPVWVAVLAGRVVGFVHAGERRHFTGEADGYVGELVVAADAARSGIGRALMEAAHRWAAGRGLRRLTLETGAANATARAFYRSLGYQEEDVRLSRPLD; encoded by the coding sequence ATGCCCGATCTGGTCATCCGCCCGTACCGGGCCGCCGACGCCGACGCGGTGCTCGCCCTGGCGCCACGGCTGACCGAGGGCGTCGCACCGTGGCGCGACCCGGCCGCGGTGCGCGAGGCGGTGCGCGGTTGGGTCGCCGACGCGATCGACGGTGCCGAACCGGTCTGGGTCGCGGTCCTCGCCGGGCGGGTGGTCGGGTTCGTGCATGCCGGCGAGCGCCGGCACTTCACCGGCGAGGCCGACGGGTACGTGGGAGAGCTGGTGGTCGCCGCGGACGCCGCGCGGTCCGGCATCGGGCGGGCGCTGATGGAGGCCGCGCACCGGTGGGCGGCCGGCCGCGGGCTGCGCCGGCTGACGCTGGAGACCGGCGCCGCCAACGCGACCGCCCGCGCCTTCTACCGTTCGCTCGGCTACCAGGAGGAGGACGTCCGGCTCAGCCGGCCGCTCGACTGA
- a CDS encoding MFS transporter — MSTTAAGTAISTARSTGRGGPWATLVAVAFGVIMVALDGTIVAIANPAIGKSLHASLSDLQWITNGYLLALAVFLVTAGKLGDRFGHKSMFLVGVVGFAASSGIIGLSHSIGLIIAFRVLQGVFGALLQPAALGLLREAFPREKLNIAIGIWGAAIGLSTAAGPIVGGLLVEHVNWQWVFFVNLPVGALALILGLVVLGRNHRVDRGSRADIPGIALLSVAMFALVFGVIKASDFGWGNWRTIGLFVGAAVFAALFILRERTARDPLLPLGLFRSRSLSVGTVLMVLMAFAMFGSLFFVTFYLQLVHGLSPVQSGVRLLPMTAGMVVGSPIAGALIGRIGPRGPVATGMAAVAIAMFGLSRLPMDASAGLTSLWFVILGLGLSVVMVGATEVIVGNAPVQLSGVASGVQQAAMQVGGALGTAVLGAVMTARVGSVLNGHWTDQHLPALTPAQVDAAKGAVAGGVAPVPPGTKAEIAMLITKASNLSFLDGMHLAFTVAAVVAAVAVALSLLIRRGSESSGPAVPHV, encoded by the coding sequence ATGAGTACCACTGCGGCCGGTACGGCGATCTCGACCGCACGCAGCACCGGCCGCGGGGGCCCGTGGGCCACCCTCGTCGCCGTCGCCTTCGGCGTGATCATGGTGGCGCTGGACGGCACCATCGTCGCCATCGCCAACCCGGCCATCGGCAAGTCGCTGCACGCATCCCTGTCCGACCTGCAGTGGATCACGAACGGCTACCTGCTCGCGCTGGCCGTCTTCCTGGTCACCGCCGGCAAGCTCGGCGACCGGTTCGGGCACAAGAGCATGTTCCTGGTCGGCGTGGTCGGGTTCGCCGCCAGCTCCGGCATCATCGGGCTGTCGCACAGCATCGGCCTGATCATCGCGTTCCGGGTGCTGCAGGGCGTGTTCGGCGCGCTGCTGCAACCGGCGGCGCTCGGCCTGCTGCGCGAGGCGTTCCCGCGGGAGAAGCTGAACATCGCGATCGGCATCTGGGGTGCCGCGATCGGGCTGTCCACCGCGGCCGGGCCGATCGTCGGCGGTCTGCTCGTCGAGCACGTCAACTGGCAGTGGGTGTTCTTCGTGAACCTGCCGGTCGGCGCGCTGGCGCTGATCCTCGGCCTGGTCGTGCTGGGCCGCAACCACCGGGTCGACCGTGGCTCCCGGGCCGACATCCCGGGCATCGCGCTGCTGTCGGTGGCGATGTTCGCGCTGGTGTTCGGCGTGATCAAGGCGTCCGACTTCGGCTGGGGCAACTGGCGCACCATCGGCCTGTTCGTCGGTGCCGCGGTGTTCGCGGCGCTGTTCATCCTGCGCGAGCGCACCGCCAGGGACCCCCTGCTGCCGCTCGGACTGTTCCGCTCCCGCTCGCTGTCCGTCGGTACCGTGCTGATGGTCCTGATGGCGTTCGCGATGTTCGGTTCGCTGTTCTTCGTCACCTTCTACCTGCAGCTGGTGCACGGCCTGTCGCCGGTCCAGTCCGGCGTCCGGCTGCTGCCGATGACCGCCGGCATGGTGGTCGGCTCGCCCATCGCCGGGGCGCTGATCGGGCGGATCGGGCCACGCGGCCCGGTCGCCACCGGGATGGCCGCTGTCGCGATCGCCATGTTCGGGCTGTCCCGGCTGCCGATGGACGCCTCCGCCGGGCTCACCTCGCTGTGGTTCGTCATCCTCGGCCTCGGGCTGTCGGTCGTGATGGTCGGCGCCACCGAGGTGATCGTCGGCAACGCGCCGGTGCAGCTGTCCGGTGTCGCGTCCGGCGTCCAGCAGGCCGCCATGCAGGTCGGTGGCGCCCTCGGTACCGCCGTGCTCGGCGCGGTGATGACCGCCCGGGTCGGCAGCGTGCTCAACGGGCACTGGACCGACCAGCACCTGCCGGCGCTGACGCCGGCGCAGGTCGACGCGGCGAAGGGCGCGGTGGCCGGCGGGGTCGCGCCGGTGCCGCCGGGTACCAAGGCGGAGATCGCCATGTTGATCACCAAGGCCAGCAACCTGTCGTTCCTGGACGGGATGCACCTGGCGTTCACCGTGGCGGCCGTGGTCGCCGCGGTCGCGGTGGCGCTGTCGCTGCTGATCCGCCGGGGCAGCGAGTCTTCCGGCCCGGCCGTGCCGCACGTCTAG